A segment of the Maylandia zebra isolate NMK-2024a linkage group LG2, Mzebra_GT3a, whole genome shotgun sequence genome:
CTTCGGTCCAAGGTCAGGACGCACAAAAAAGTTAGGGAGGCGCGAAGCGAGATTTAGACGACCGTCTCTTTTTGTGTACTCGGGCAAAGGGAGGTTGTCCATTAAATTGTCGAACCTGGGAAAGGTACAAGAGACATTCCCATCAATAACAGACCTTACATAAATACAAACAGGCAGAATTTACAGCTGCAAAGCATGAAAATACAAAGAAGAGATAAAATCAGTTAGCTCCTCTATGTCCTCTATGTGTATGAGCGAACAACCGCAGAACATCACTGAGACGCTTTCTCTGTAAATGTTTGTGTTCCTCACCTTGTGGGCATCATGTCCCTGAAGTCTTCACCTGGAGGCCAGTCCTTTAATTTTAACACCATGGGCAGGCCATCGGCATCTTGCAGTCGCTCTGCAttcataaaaaacacatttagtgACATCTGTCCAGCATCAGAGAAAAACATGCTAGATACAATAATTGGTGATCTCATGGATCCaagtaacaaataaaataattgagGAAAAAGAGAGTTTGGATACTCACTGGAAATAACCTCAAAGCCATCCCAGAACTCTCGCACCTTTACATCAGAGATAATAGCACAATTTCTACAATTGACCAGGTCTACATCCTGGTCTCCAAACTCCTCGCTGAAAGCATCAGGCCGCCACAACTCAGTCTTCAGACGTTTATGTATCCCTGACACCAACACAGGCTGGCCACAAAGCAGAGGTAATCAGACAGTAATGGGTGAGTTACATTAATCAATGCAATAAAATTTCAACCCATAGCTCAGTAACATCCATCTCCGCataattttaacacaaaaatCAAAGAATTGGATGAAAGATGAAGTTATGCTAATCATAATTCCTACCTGTCCCTGCTTCCAGCACTCTCTGAAGATCTTCCAGTTGTTGCTGTTGCTGGGATCCTGTAGGCAAAGGAGTCGGCCATCACAGAGCCAGGAGTGTGAGGTATGTGGCTCCAAAACGCTAAGGCCCATTACGCCGTCTTTGCGAGACCCTAGCGCTCCGAGTTCTCCGCCTTCAGAGGCCCCGGTGCGACGGCCCTCGGCCTTCTTGGTCTCCACAACTGAGGCGATGATGTGATCCAGGAAGTTTGGAAGGCTGCTCTTCAGCTTGTCACTCTGTCAGGTCACATAAAGATTTTGGGTTACCCAACAATGTAGTTTTATTCGTAGCTAGCCGATACTATTGTTGAAGGAGTACAGTCTCAGTAGTTTATACACTAAAACTTACAAAGAATCAGTAGATGGTGGtaattttttaatgatttactCCACAACTTGTGCACTTCAGAAATCTGTTGCTTGCTTGCTTGAAATACAACAAATAGTATTCCTGTTTTCAGCATCTAAATTTCCATATTTAAATGGACTTGAAGTATAATTTCAAGTTCAGAAACTTAGCTGAAGTTTTTGTGTTGATACATGCGTTTGAAAAAAATTGATCAATACTGTATCATCATatggaaaaatgaaaacattttacttACGCCTGCTGAGGTAAAAACAGAGGGGAATGGTACCCCACTCTCTCCAGGGCCTTGGGGCAGTTTTCCTGGTCCGGAGTTGAGCAGGTCCCGGAGACTGGATCCCTCAGGTTTAGACTGGGCCATGCTGGAGCCCAGTAAAAGGCTGTTAAATAGCTTAGGGCTAGAAGCAGAAGGCTTTGAAAGAGCACTGAGGGAGTCCAGGCCGAAGGGAGGTCGACTGTCTCGACTCATTATGGAGCGAAGCGAACCGGATTCTGGAGAAAGATGGGAGGAAGGAACGATGTTATTCAGATCAGTTGATGTAATCTTTTTCATGCACTAAGATTTTACACACTCAACACTTGTAACCCACTTCTTACTTACCCTTGGTGTCATCCTTGGCTTTCTGTGTGGCCAAGTCTGCCAGCCAGTGCAGAGCAGAGCTGTTGCCTTCTCCTGATGAGCGCGACTCCTTGACAGAGGACTGTGTGAGGTTACAGGGGGAGGACGTACCACTGGTGGAGGTACTGGTACTGCCCACACTTTCTCCACCCCCACTGTCTGACGATACTGGTGTCTGTGTGGTTTCTGTTTTGATTGCTGATGTTTCTCCCTCTGATTTTGGAGTGATGCCAGTACCAGAGGTTGCACCTGCGAGGACACCCCCACTGCCCGGTGTGGACTGCTGAGACACACATAACAAGATAGCAGAGTCGTCAGTTTAGGAGCTTTCAAAGTGTAGACATGAGAAAAGAAAGCTCGTAAAGTTGTAAAACTGTACCTGTGAAATCCCATTTGGGGCAGTAGGGCGCACTAGAGGCTTAGTGTGTCGATTGGCACAGGGACAGTTGGCTTTAATACCCCACTTGCCTCTTGCTGAGTGCACCATGTCTCCTATATTGTAAAGAGCTGGAAGAGAAGGACAGTACGATCATCACACCTTTTACTGTAGCAATATTTGATCACAGGTAACATTTAATGTTCCTGTGATGAGGCAGTTGATCATAATGTACATGTTACCTGTTCCAGGTATAATTTGTGTAGGCATGAGGTTTTGTGGCTCGTGAGGTTGGCCTTTGGCACACTTCAACCAAGAGAAAACTTCATCCTCCGGAGTTTCGTCTACATCTGAAGGACAGAATAAAGTCAACCATGTATTTCCAACACAATAAGCTAAATAAGGAATAAAATAAGACACACTAAACAGCCCTAAAGTTACTCTAATATCACTGCAGTGACTCACCCTCCCTTGGCCTGTTCCTGCGAAGCCGGTAGCAGTCCAGACACACTCCAAACCCACATTTACGACAGACCCAGTGGATGTTGAACAGGGTGGTCTCACACACATCGCACATTTCTCTGACGCCTCGCACGGCACGTTTCCAGGCCACTTTCTCTGCAGGACAATCAAAAAATAAGCGATTTAGACTCGTGGCAAACAAAACTCTAATGCGAAAACATGAGCTTAGAGAGATGTCTTTATACTTACGGTGAGGCTCCACCATCATCATGGCCTCCTTCTCAGACATCACCAACTGACAAAACTGATCTCCCACATTGGCCAGGATGTACTTGGATGTGTCGAGGTCGAGGCCCTCATGGACAGCGGGCACAGGTAGCCACAGTCCCATGGCCATAGAATCACTCTGCTGGGGACTTAAGAAACCTTCCACACGCAGCACACCTTTACGAGTGAAAGCCAGCCTAGTCACGAGCAAAAAGAGTAAAACATTAAGgtcaaaacacacattttttttttcaaaaataaagaaatacataaataaaattataaagaaagacaaagctgcGTGATCCATACCTTCTGAAGTGGAAAAAACGACAGGCTACATTCGGATCATCATCGTCGTCGCTCTCTTCGCCCGTATTCCGATATTTCCGATAACGCTCCAGGCGGCATTCGCGGCACTTGTGCAAGTGAGGGGCCACATTGATGCAGGAGCCATCTTGAAGAAAGGACTCACCAGACTGCTTTAGACGACGCACCTTGCTCTGATCTTTAAGTACAGACTGACCCactggaaaagagagtttagtGTTACCTCTCTTGGTAAGCTTGTTTATCAccattttaaaaagtgagaagTGGACAAGTCTTACCTTTGAAAGGCTTGTTACGTGGACGGCTCTTAGCGGCCCCCTGGACCTTATTTTTCTGCATGATGGCTCCATCCTTGGCAGAAACACAAGGTCCTCCTGGGATTTGACCTTTCTCCAGGCCCTCTTCATTATCACTCAGATCTGAGAGGTCACTGTTGCTGCTGGACTCGGAGTCATGTTTAGATGACTGGCCTCTGTCTTCCAAGCTAAACTTCTGAGACTGGCTCTGGTCGAAGGGCACGGGCACCTCCTCCATTCCGCCAGGGCCAGCGTTTCCAAACATCGGGCAGTCTGAGGTGGATGATGAAATCTCGCTAACATCTTGCACCTCCTTTGTCTCAGTCCCTTCACTTTGTAACGTCTGAGATGAGGCTGGTGCCGGAGAGGGGGAAGTGCTGGTTGAAGCAGCTGCTGACGATGCTGGGAAAGGAGAAGACAGAATCCCCTTAGGTGGCTCTGCCATAGTGAACAGGTTCGGCTTGCTGTCCAGCGCAGGACCCATGGACTGTGGCTCGGACCCAGTTAGGCCAATGAAAGCTGTGAGGGAGGATTTTTCCCCGTATGCCAAAAATGGATTAGCAGACTCCTTGGAGTTCTGTAGAAAAAGGTTCTGGTGACTCTCTGCAGAATTAAAACCAGACTGCAGCCCTAAGCCAACTACTGAACTTCCATTATTACTGTTCTTTTTAGAAGCACTTTGGGCTCCAGAGGACACTGCTGGACCACCCACATTTAAGCCAGAGCTCCGTCCTCCTGGAGAGCCCCCCATGCCCTGAAAGGGTGAAGATGATTTGTTGAACACACCATTTCCTGTTTGCTGGACCTCAGGCACTTTAGGCTGCTCAGGCTTTTTCAGCCCTTCAGTGGGGGCTGCTGGCTTGAAAAGGCTTGGAGGCTCTTTACTCAGGCTCTCAGACACTGCAGTAAAGTAATTGGTGTCCTTGGATTGGGTCTGATCAGCAGTTAGATTTAGGCTGGTGACAGACTTCTGCGACATgcactggaaaaacaggttcTGGTCTGGCTTAGGCTGAGCCTCAGTCTTTGCTCCACCAAAACTGAAGCCAAAAGGCTTGGGAGCATCCTGAGAGGCTGTGGTAGTGGTAGGAGCTCCGTTGGTCTGCGAGGTAACATCTCCAAATACAGGAGCAGTAGGTCCAGCTTGGGACAAACGAAAGCCTGATGCCGTTTTAGATCCCTGAGGAACAGAAACACAACACGGTTAAGTCAAATAATAGAGATAACAGATTGCAAAGAGCAATTTGTTGGAAATGTACAGTATTAATGGTACTTGTTACATCATTGGTTTTACCTCCGTCTGGCTTCCCCAGTTAGAAGTTTTAGAGCTAAAACCCACAGAAGCTGAAAGCGAAACACTGGGAATGCTGTCTTGTGACCAAGAAATGGTGACAGGTCCTGGGGAAACAAGAGCAGCTGTTTTGGAATAAGCTGCCTGGTTGCCCTCCTCTCGTTCGAGCTGGGGGGATGAGGAGGCCTTGGGGGCTGGTGCTCCAGGAACCAAGACTGGCATCTGGCCTAGTGAGGGAAAAGACGCAGTGGAAAAGGGGGAAGGGGCTGGTTTGAGGGGAGGAGGAGTGGGTGTAATGGTGGTGGTCGAGTCTGCTGCTCCCTGCGTGGCGACTGCGCGACCGTTTTCTTTGATGTGGCCGGGATAGCGAGGAGAACTAGCGTTTGACTGGTCCATCTGGAGCGAGGAATTAATTGTTGGGGGCGAACCTCGGCCCTGAGGAAAGGTTCCATCTGAAGAGCTTCCATTTTTGGTTGTGCTGCTGACTCTTTCACCAGAGTCTCCAGCCCAAATCCCCATCGCGTCCACTGCAGTTTTGCTGGTGTCGCCGCAGTTTTGTGCGTCCGCTCCGGTATCTGCTGCTCCTTTAAACCGTTTCAAGTTCAAGTCATCCTCACCTTCTGAGGCAGTCCTGCGTCTGCGTCCGCTGTCTCCTTTCATTGTTTCGCTGTCCTTCCTTCGCCGCCCATTCTTGCCAAGCTAAAGGCAGAAAATATccagaaataattaaaaatctaaatctaaatctcAAATGACTTATTAACTAAACATACAGCACACAGCATGAGGAGAGTTTGATGGATATCGACTACTGAAACAACCCTACCTCCTCCTCTGTCAGCATGACGTGTATCACACGAGGATCAACCATCTGATTTTCTTCTCCCTGCAgcgcaaaaaaaagaaaaaaaagtgtagtCATTAAGTAACATTTATTTACACCATGAACAGTAGAATTTATTTAGGCAAAACATAAACATTACCTTATCCAAGGTAATCTCCATAATGTGAGAGATGGGGTCGTGCTGTGAGACCAGTCCAGTGGCCCAGCACTCTTCAAACTCCGGCTGGTACACACGAACTTTGCGTCCTTGAATGGTGTATGAACCTGAGGACAGGTACAATGGGAAAACAGGACTTGAGAGAATTAAATCTACATCCCTCACATGTCATTTAAATCTGCCAGACAGATatgttgcttttaaataaaacacagatggTTTTTATTCTGAACTCAAATTCCTTCATTTCTCTAACAATACGGGTGACAGTGTCCAACCTGAGGGCCAGATCGGCTCTGTGAAAGAGACCAGCCCAATAGAGGACTttgtaaaatgtgaaaaatacagAGGAGGGCGGCATAATATTTAGGTCTTCCACTATAATTTGCACTAAACAAATTGCAGCAAAGGTATCGCTTCATAGGAATAGTTGTCTGCACTGTTATAGCCCATTTCCACTAGTACCTACTGAGGTCAGATGGGCTTGACTCAACTTTAAGGATTTTCCAGTAGGTGGTGGTACCTGGTACTTTTTTAGTACCTACTCAGCCGAGGTTCAAACTGATCTGAGGTCATCTGAaaacagactgcatgccaccgaTTAGCTAGTCAGTGGGAAGCTAATTAACCCAAGCAGCTGTGTGCCAATGTGCTTGTCTGAGTTGCTGTTGTGTAAATCACTAAACTACAAAGCCACCCAAACGCCACGTTTAAGAACATCAAATAAATCATAACCAGAAATTAATAGGCTTAACTTAAGTAAGTGCCACTGATTAGGACTCCTTTCAATTTTAATTATGTGACAAACACCCTTAATTGTTTTGGTATGTACCACGTCCCAGATGTGAAATCGAGATAAAGGAAACTGGTGAAGGTTGAAACTTACCCTTCCTGAATATCTCCTGCAGTTCAAAGTCAGTACGCCAGCTGGAGATGGCAGCCTGCAGAGATGGCTGC
Coding sequences within it:
- the kdm3b gene encoding lysine-specific demethylase 3B isoform X2, with product MEDSLELIGKRLLLLLDDGRSANGSESEQAAWARDWLRGTVRAVSVIGLAAPEVSVGEATTTTTAAGLTVFVEFENASQRCSWVQVYDEGVKAVLVEDSIVWARRSDVTDTSGASAPAWPALTFRSLVDRVGLGSLVPVEYFGNKNFEFLPDNKTVQRFEVDKDVRHPLLLEQPSLQAAISSWRTDFELQEIFRKGSYTIQGRKVRVYQPEFEECWATGLVSQHDPISHIMEITLDKGEENQMVDPRVIHVMLTEEELGKNGRRRKDSETMKGDSGRRRRTASEGEDDLNLKRFKGAADTGADAQNCGDTSKTAVDAMGIWAGDSGERVSSTTKNGSSSDGTFPQGRGSPPTINSSLQMDQSNASSPRYPGHIKENGRAVATQGAADSTTTITPTPPPLKPAPSPFSTASFPSLGQMPVLVPGAPAPKASSSPQLEREEGNQAAYSKTAALVSPGPVTISWSQDSIPSVSLSASVGFSSKTSNWGSQTEGSKTASGFRLSQAGPTAPVFGDVTSQTNGAPTTTTASQDAPKPFGFSFGGAKTEAQPKPDQNLFFQCMSQKSVTSLNLTADQTQSKDTNYFTAVSESLSKEPPSLFKPAAPTEGLKKPEQPKVPEVQQTGNGVFNKSSSPFQGMGGSPGGRSSGLNVGGPAVSSGAQSASKKNSNNGSSVVGLGLQSGFNSAESHQNLFLQNSKESANPFLAYGEKSSLTAFIGLTGSEPQSMGPALDSKPNLFTMAEPPKGILSSPFPASSAAASTSTSPSPAPASSQTLQSEGTETKEVQDVSEISSSTSDCPMFGNAGPGGMEEVPVPFDQSQSQKFSLEDRGQSSKHDSESSSNSDLSDLSDNEEGLEKGQIPGGPCVSAKDGAIMQKNKVQGAAKSRPRNKPFKVGQSVLKDQSKVRRLKQSGESFLQDGSCINVAPHLHKCRECRLERYRKYRNTGEESDDDDDPNVACRFFHFRRLAFTRKGVLRVEGFLSPQQSDSMAMGLWLPVPAVHEGLDLDTSKYILANVGDQFCQLVMSEKEAMMMVEPHQKVAWKRAVRGVREMCDVCETTLFNIHWVCRKCGFGVCLDCYRLRRNRPREDVDETPEDEVFSWLKCAKGQPHEPQNLMPTQIIPGTALYNIGDMVHSARGKWGIKANCPCANRHTKPLVRPTAPNGISQSTPGSGGVLAGATSGTGITPKSEGETSAIKTETTQTPVSSDSGGGESVGSTSTSTSGTSSPCNLTQSSVKESRSSGEGNSSALHWLADLATQKAKDDTKESGSLRSIMSRDSRPPFGLDSLSALSKPSASSPKLFNSLLLGSSMAQSKPEGSSLRDLLNSGPGKLPQGPGESGVPFPSVFTSAGSDKLKSSLPNFLDHIIASVVETKKAEGRRTGASEGGELGALGSRKDGVMGLSVLEPHTSHSWLCDGRLLCLQDPSNSNNWKIFRECWKQGQPVLVSGIHKRLKTELWRPDAFSEEFGDQDVDLVNCRNCAIISDVKVREFWDGFEVISKRLQDADGLPMVLKLKDWPPGEDFRDMMPTRFDNLMDNLPLPEYTKRDGRLNLASRLPNFFVRPDLGPKMYNAYGLISTEDRKVGTTNLHLDVSDAVNVMVYVGIPHGENNQEEEAEISGRKEVLTTIEEGDVDEMTKRRVHEGKEKPGALWHIYAAKDAEKIRELLRKVGEEQGQENPPDHDPIHDQSWYLDQVLRRRLYEEYGVQGWAIVQFLGDAVFIPAGAPHQVHNLYSCIKVAEDFVSPEHVRHCFRLTQEFRHLSTTHTNHEDKLQVKNIIYHAVKDAIGTLKAHESKLTRPYSSPQTAGL
- the kdm3b gene encoding lysine-specific demethylase 3B isoform X3; the encoded protein is MEDSLELIGKRLLLLLDDGRSANGSESEQAAWARDWLRGTVRAVSVIGLAAPEVSVGEATTTTTAAGLTVFVEFENASQRCSWVQVYDEGVKAVLVEDSIVWARRSDVTDTSGASAPAWPALTFRSLVDRVGLGSLVPVEYFGNKNFEFLPDNKTVQRFEVDKDVRHPLLLEQPSLQAAISSWRTDFELQEIFRKGSYTIQGRKVRVYQPEFEECWATGLVSQHDPISHIMEITLDKGEENQMVDPRVIHVMLTEEELGKNGRRRKDSETMKGDSGRRRRTASEGEDDLNLKRFKGAADTGADAQNCGDTSKTAVDAMGIWAGDSGERVSSTTKNGSSSDGTFPQGRGSPPTINSSLQMDQSNASSPRYPGHIKENGRAVATQGAADSTTTITPTPPPLKPAPSPFSTASFPSLGQMPVLVPGAPAPKASSSPQLEREEGNQAAYSKTAALVSPGPVTISWSQDSIPSVSLSASVGFSSKTSNWGSQTEGSKTASGFRLSQAGPTAPVFGDVTSQTNGAPTTTTASQDAPKPFGFSFGGAKTEAQPKPDQNLFFQCMSQKSVTSLNLTADQTQSKDTNYFTAVSESLSKEPPSLFKPAAPTEGLKKPEQPKVPEVQQTGNGVFNKSSSPFQGMGGSPGGRSSGLNVGGPAVSSGAQSASKKNSNNGSSVVGLGLQSGFNSAESHQNLFLQNSKESANPFLAYGEKSSLTAFIGLTGSEPQSMGPALDSKPNLFTMAEPPKGILSSPFPASSAAASTSTSPSPAPASSQTLQSEGTETKEVQDVSEISSSTSDCPMFGNAGPGGMEEVPVPFDQSQSQKFSLEDRGQSSKHDSESSSNSDLSDLSDNEEGLEKGQIPGGPCVSAKDGAIMQKNKVQGAAKSRPRNKPFKVGQSVLKDQSKVRRLKQSGESFLQDGSCINVAPHLHKCRECRLERYRKYRNTGEESDDDDDPNVACRFFHFRRLAFTRKGVLRVEGFLSPQQSDSMAMGLWLPVPAVHEGLDLDTSKYILANVGDQFCQLVMSEKEAMMMVEPHQKVAWKRAVRGVREMCDVCETTLFNIHWVCRKCGFGVCLDCYRLRRNRPREDVDETPEDEVFSWLKCAKGQPHEPQNLMPTQIIPGTALYNIGDMVHSARGKWGIKANCPCANRHTKPLVRPTAPNGISQQSTPGSGGVLAGATSGTGITPKSEGETSAIKTETTQTPVSSDSGGGESVGSTSTSTSGTSSPCNLTQSSVKESRSSGEGNSSALHWLADLATQKAKDDTKESGSLRSIMSRDSRPPFGLDSLSALSKPSASSPKLFNSLLLGSSMAQSKPEGSSLRDLLNSGPGKLPQGPGESGVPFPSVFTSAGSDKLKSSLPNFLDHIIASVVETKKAEGRRTGASEGGELGALGSRKDGVMGLSVLEPHTSHSWLCDGRLLCLQDPSNSNNWKIFRECWKQGQPVLVSGIHKRLKTELWRPDAFSEEFGDQDVDLVNCRNCAIISDVKVREFWDGFEVISKRLQDADGLPMVLKLKDWPPGEDFRDMMPTRFDNLMDNLPLPEYTKRDGRLNLASRLPNFFVRPDLGPKMYNAYGLISTEDRKVGTTNLHLDVSDAVNVMVYVGIPHGENNQEEEVLTTIEEGDVDEMTKRRVHEGKEKPGALWHIYAAKDAEKIRELLRKVGEEQGQENPPDHDPIHDQSWYLDQVLRRRLYEEYGVQGWAIVQFLGDAVFIPAGAPHQVHNLYSCIKVAEDFVSPEHVRHCFRLTQEFRHLSTTHTNHEDKLQVKNIIYHAVKDAIGTLKAHESKLTRPYSSPQTAGL
- the kdm3b gene encoding lysine-specific demethylase 3B isoform X1, giving the protein MEDSLELIGKRLLLLLDDGRSANGSESEQAAWARDWLRGTVRAVSVIGLAAPEVSVGEATTTTTAAGLTVFVEFENASQRCSWVQVYDEGVKAVLVEDSIVWARRSDVTDTSGASAPAWPALTFRSLVDRVGLGSLVPVEYFGNKNFEFLPDNKTVQRFEVDKDVRHPLLLEQPSLQAAISSWRTDFELQEIFRKGSYTIQGRKVRVYQPEFEECWATGLVSQHDPISHIMEITLDKGEENQMVDPRVIHVMLTEEELGKNGRRRKDSETMKGDSGRRRRTASEGEDDLNLKRFKGAADTGADAQNCGDTSKTAVDAMGIWAGDSGERVSSTTKNGSSSDGTFPQGRGSPPTINSSLQMDQSNASSPRYPGHIKENGRAVATQGAADSTTTITPTPPPLKPAPSPFSTASFPSLGQMPVLVPGAPAPKASSSPQLEREEGNQAAYSKTAALVSPGPVTISWSQDSIPSVSLSASVGFSSKTSNWGSQTEGSKTASGFRLSQAGPTAPVFGDVTSQTNGAPTTTTASQDAPKPFGFSFGGAKTEAQPKPDQNLFFQCMSQKSVTSLNLTADQTQSKDTNYFTAVSESLSKEPPSLFKPAAPTEGLKKPEQPKVPEVQQTGNGVFNKSSSPFQGMGGSPGGRSSGLNVGGPAVSSGAQSASKKNSNNGSSVVGLGLQSGFNSAESHQNLFLQNSKESANPFLAYGEKSSLTAFIGLTGSEPQSMGPALDSKPNLFTMAEPPKGILSSPFPASSAAASTSTSPSPAPASSQTLQSEGTETKEVQDVSEISSSTSDCPMFGNAGPGGMEEVPVPFDQSQSQKFSLEDRGQSSKHDSESSSNSDLSDLSDNEEGLEKGQIPGGPCVSAKDGAIMQKNKVQGAAKSRPRNKPFKVGQSVLKDQSKVRRLKQSGESFLQDGSCINVAPHLHKCRECRLERYRKYRNTGEESDDDDDPNVACRFFHFRRLAFTRKGVLRVEGFLSPQQSDSMAMGLWLPVPAVHEGLDLDTSKYILANVGDQFCQLVMSEKEAMMMVEPHQKVAWKRAVRGVREMCDVCETTLFNIHWVCRKCGFGVCLDCYRLRRNRPREDVDETPEDEVFSWLKCAKGQPHEPQNLMPTQIIPGTALYNIGDMVHSARGKWGIKANCPCANRHTKPLVRPTAPNGISQQSTPGSGGVLAGATSGTGITPKSEGETSAIKTETTQTPVSSDSGGGESVGSTSTSTSGTSSPCNLTQSSVKESRSSGEGNSSALHWLADLATQKAKDDTKESGSLRSIMSRDSRPPFGLDSLSALSKPSASSPKLFNSLLLGSSMAQSKPEGSSLRDLLNSGPGKLPQGPGESGVPFPSVFTSAGSDKLKSSLPNFLDHIIASVVETKKAEGRRTGASEGGELGALGSRKDGVMGLSVLEPHTSHSWLCDGRLLCLQDPSNSNNWKIFRECWKQGQPVLVSGIHKRLKTELWRPDAFSEEFGDQDVDLVNCRNCAIISDVKVREFWDGFEVISKRLQDADGLPMVLKLKDWPPGEDFRDMMPTRFDNLMDNLPLPEYTKRDGRLNLASRLPNFFVRPDLGPKMYNAYGLISTEDRKVGTTNLHLDVSDAVNVMVYVGIPHGENNQEEEAEISGRKEVLTTIEEGDVDEMTKRRVHEGKEKPGALWHIYAAKDAEKIRELLRKVGEEQGQENPPDHDPIHDQSWYLDQVLRRRLYEEYGVQGWAIVQFLGDAVFIPAGAPHQVHNLYSCIKVAEDFVSPEHVRHCFRLTQEFRHLSTTHTNHEDKLQVKNIIYHAVKDAIGTLKAHESKLTRPYSSPQTAGL